In Archocentrus centrarchus isolate MPI-CPG fArcCen1 chromosome 22, fArcCen1, whole genome shotgun sequence, one DNA window encodes the following:
- the LOC115801396 gene encoding zinc finger MYM-type protein 4 isoform X1, producing the protein MDKEEADSSLPRIASPSPDQQPLFNLGTSEGGRGGSSAPVFDDALDGLPSFGQEEDDEDWHFALPMGTLEDVDVDKAGRKSSQQENSEAQRDTFASESKAGEEEEEEEEEEDQEEQEEQEERAGSTGSANTFHSSQDNSRDGGVLNQTEETEDSQQGETSEAAPVEDSNPPVSPSVNIKEEPIDEGYDAALLPQSSIRQIKEELEHQEEELRISSVYSVGGGNTFASPTICPLLSTPVPAAVPAPTPTAIFIPGRGAVLQAMAPLPIRPPALIPTSLPALATIPPRPPQPPVPGSVRCSGCSKVLLKGQTAFQRKGSTQLFCSTVCLTGHLPPPIKNRSCFQCNREIIQPRDMITIPAEDSTFMHFCGQFCLSVFRHKKKQTDKIPDKWADKRVERKPEKPPEKAADRQTDKPFCSVCKVSNKPIEHEVTHQGRLHRLCSDACFVTWRKIRQLAMNCCEGCGLYCNTKSGSCQTLTIERSQLNFCGPTCISTYKQTCRKTTECAYCHKTVIVSSTIMERDQKGKVQLYCSLVCVEKSRPPQHNLTGTPFPCCLCKVTAVPQYHLAMVDGTIRNFCSYTCVSIFRKSGHTSQPDLTNGASSLRDPSIRDAPKPGPSAGASSVPPVPQDYPSSVPYPGHHPSHTSVPPLVPPHPAISSPSVPGQTQAGHPLKPAEGQPGDASKLTCHQCSKQFNTKPLLFSHQGRISVFCSKMCCEQYKTQKNILAVCEWCKQDKVIFDIISYNQQDLVFCSENCKLLFKHDLTSRNKEHAWRPCTYCSGITQKMLHSHYGGKLEEFCRPHCMSQYTVLYYGMGRCDSCRKQGYMTEKLQCLGSVRNFCNLPCVQQYCHLHFETSQHSSSNGTGTAPQTPYAPTQPHHSSKMNPVIADVVSLANGSATQPSVSADTTLTGALPTSSVDGKNLDHASTQTDAMRVPSSRRRQMKNKSVLCRPFTVDQEIMCQLPSTESGAGEDRVKVIMVPVPVPVFIPVPMNMYSQHTPVPLPMPMPVPVPMMVPPQSKETKEASVQSEASFVEEDTQKDESSADQSTSESGDMKSEVVAPTVPHHEEAQKEEEEPADLPLTQSSEKSPETADPEPEMSQMTSDPAAICAEDQPPTSPMMDLESDFPPESLDQKSPAPQRGVKRPREGSSGRKRGRRRTGSLERSAAAAAAAVAAAATPPVVSKLNHLYGVKAWRSWVRQHKKQPQISADLVEVKEDVLQCNSAELSFGLSRFIKEVRRPNGETYSPDSIFYLCLGIQQHLFMTGRIENIFTDQLYSQFASEISGMLRLWKPKLLAGGGAVSSRVEESYLWECKQLGAYSPLVLLNTLLFFCTKHFHFNTVEKHQRLSFSNFTRHSKPCSRAGKVYYLRFQRSGAGASGSEETERLRRRQVEAEGDLEMMENVTNPLHCPVRLYEFYLSRCPESVKKRTNVFYLQPEQNVHTHSPHWYTSQPLDATTLQSMLTRILAVREVQKEQKAACHAPSSAAAKSDGLQ; encoded by the exons atggaCAAAGAGGAGGCAGACTCATCACTTCCTCGCATTGCCTCACCTTCCCCTGACCAACAGCCCTTGTTTAACTTGGGGACCAGCGAAGGGGGACGGGGAGGAAGCAGTGCGCCAGTATTTGATGATGCTCTGGATGGCCTTCCTTCGTTTGGgcaggaggaagatgatgaagacTGGCACTTTGCCCTGCCCATGGGCACCCTGGAAGACGTTGATGTGGATAAGGCTGGCaggaaaagcagccaacagGAGAACAGCGAAGCTCAACGCGATACCTTTGCTTCTGAGTCAAaggcaggagaggaagaagaggaggaggaagaggaagaggaccaAGAAGAGCAAGAAGAGCAAGAAGAAAGGGCAGGGAGCACCGGGTCCGCTAACACCTTCCACTCCTCTCAGGACAACAGCAGAG atgGAGGCGTCCTGAACCAGACAGAGGAGACCGAAGACAGTCAACAGGGAGAG ACATCAGAGGCAGCTCCAGTGGAGGACAGCAATCCTCCGGTTTCTCCAAGTGTGAATATTAAAGAGGAGCCTATTGATGAAGGTTACGATGCTGCGTTACTGCCTCAAAGCTCCATCAGACAGATCAAAGAGGAGCTCGAGCACCAGGAG GAGGAGCTGAGGATCAGCTCTGTCTACTCCGTAGGTGGGGGGAACACCTTTGCATCTCCTACCA TTTGTCCCCTCTTATCCACTCCAGTGCCAGCAGCAGTCCCAGCCCCGACTCCAACTGCCATTTTTATCCCTGGCAGAGGAGCTGTCCTACAAGCCATGGCTCCCCTCCCCATCAGACCTCCAGCTCTGATCCCAACTTCACTGCCAGCTCTGGCGACAATACCTCCACGCCCGCCACAGCCCCCAGTTCCTGGTAGCGTTCGCTGCAGCGGCTGCTCTAAG GTTCTGCTGAAAGGTCAAACGGCTTTCCAGAGAAAAGGTTCGACGCAGCTCTTCTGCTCCACCGTGTGTCTGACGGGTCATCTTCCTCCACCCATCAAGAACCGAAGCTGTTTCCAGTGCAACAG GGAGATCATCCAGCCCAGGGACATGATCACAATCCCAGCAGAAGACAGCACCTTCATGCACTTTTGTGGCCAgttctgtttgtctgtgtttaggCACAAGAAGAAACAGACTGACAAGATTCCTGACAAATGGGCTGATAAACGAGTGGAGAGAAAGCCAGAGAAGCCGcctgagaaagcagcagacCGCCAGACTGATAAACCCTTCTGTAGTGTCTGCAAAGTCTCCAACAAA CCAATTGAGCACGAGGTCACCCATCAAGGCCGCCTGCACAGACTCTGCAGCGATGCGTGTTTTGTAACTTGGCGCAAGATACGCCAGTTAGCCATGAACTGCTGTGAAGGCTGCGGGCTTTACTGCAACACCAAATCAGGTTCCTGTCAGACGCTCACGATTGAAAGGTCTCAGCTCAACTTCTGTGGTCCCACCTGCATTAGCACCTACAAACAg ACCTGCAGAAAGACGACGGAGTGTGCCTACTGTCATAAGACGGTGATCGTGTCCTCCACAATCATGGAACGAGACCAGAAGGGCAAAGTTCAGCTTTATTGTTCACTGGTTTGCGTGGAAAAGAGTCGACCACCTCAACACAATCTCACTG gTACTCCATTCCCATGCTGCCTATGCAAAGTGACAGCTGTTCCTCAGTATCATCTGGCCATGGTGGACGGCACCATACGCAACTTCTGCTCCTATACCTGTGTGTCTATCTTCAGG AAGTCTGGCCACACCTCCCAGCCAGATCTAACCAATGGAGCCTCCTCTCTCAGGGACCCCTCCATCAGAGATGCCCCCAAACCAGGTCCCTCTGCCGGAGCCAGCTCAGTCCCTCCCGTCCCTCAGGATTACCCCTCCTCAGTCCCCTATCCAGGCCATCATCCCAGCCATACCTCAGTGCCCCCACTTGTGCCTCCCCACCCGGCCATCTCCTCCCCCTCTGTGCCAGGACAAACCCAAGCTGGCCACCCCCTGAAACCGGCAGAGGGCCAGCCAGGTGACGCCTCCAAACTGACCTGCCATCAGTGCAGCAAACAGTTCAACACCAAGCCGCTGCTGTTTAGTCATCAA GGCCGCATTTCTGTGTTCTGCAGTAAGATGTGCTGTGAGCAGTATAAAACCCAGAAAAATATCCTTGCCGTTTGCGAGTGGTGTAAACAGGATAAGGTGATCTTTGACATCATCTCCTACAACCAGCAGGACCTGGTCTTCTGCAGTGAAA ACTGTAAGCTGCTCTTCAAGCATGACCTGACCTCTCGTAACAAGGAGCATGCCTGGCGTCCCTGCACCTACTGCTCTGGCATCACGCAGAAGATGCTGCACAGCCACTACGGAGGCAAGCTAGAGGAGTTCTGTAGACCCCACTGCATGTCCCAGTACACTGTGCTCTACTATGGG ATGGGTCGGTGTGATAGTTGTAGGAAACAGGGCTACATGACGGAGAAGCTGCAGTGTTTGGGTTCGGTGCGTAACTTCTGCAACCTGCCCTGCGTGCAGCAGTACTGCCACCTTCACTTCGAGACGAGCCAACACAGCAGCAGTAATGGGACTGGAACGGCGCCACAGACACCATACG CTCCAACCCAACCCCACCACTCCTCAAAGATGAATCCAGTCATAGCTGACGTCGTCTCGTTGGCCAACGGCTCCGCGACTCAGCCCAGCGTGTCAGCAGATACCACTCTGACCG GAGCACTTCCAACCTCCAGTGTAGATGGCAAGAACCTCGACCAC GCCAGTACTCAGACTGATGCCATGCGCGTGCCTTCATCCCGTCGACGTCAGATGAAGAACAAGTCCGTTCTGTGCCGGCCCTTCACCGTGGACCAAGAGATCATGTGCCAGCTGCCTTCCACTGAATCAGGAG CAGGTGAGGATCGTGTGAAGGTGATAATGGTTCCAGTCCCAGTGCCGGTCTTCATTCCAGTGCCTATGAACATGTACTCCCAGCACACGCCTGTTCCACTGCCTATGCCCATGCCT gtTCCAGTACCCATGATGGTGCCACCTCAGAGCAAAGAGACAAAAGAAGCCTCTGTCCAGTCAGAGGCTTCTTTTGTGGAGGAAGATACACAGAAAGATGAGTCCAGTGCAG ACCAGAGCACCTCTGAGAGTGGAGACATGAAGTCTGAAGTGGTTGCTCCAACAGTCCCTCATCATGAGGAGGctcagaaagaagaagaggagccaGCTGACCTACCACTTACTCAGAGTTCAGAGAAGAGTCCAGAGACAGCTGATCCAGAGCCGGAGATGAGCCAAATGACAAGCGACCCTGCTGCCATCTGTGCCGAAGATCAGCCTCCCACCTCCCCGATGATGGACTTGGAAAGTGACTTCCCTCCCG aatCATTGGATCAGAAGTCGCCGGCTCCGCAGCGAGGAGTGAAGCGACCCAGAGAGGGCTCGTCTGGTAGAAAACGG GGTCGGAGGCGGACCGGATCTCTGGAGCGCAGTGCGGCAGCGGCAGCGGCGGCGGTGGCGGCAGCGGCGACACCACCTGTCGTCTCCAAACTGAACCACCTGTACGGGGTTAAAGCCTGGAGAAGCTGGGTCCGGCAGCACAAAAAGCAGCCCCAAATAT CAGCCGATCTGGTTGAAGTCAAAGAAGATGTCCTGCAGTGCAACTCCGCTGAGCTCAGCTTTGGTCTGTCTCGCTTCATCAAAGAAGTGCGACGGCCAAACGGGGAGACCTACAGCCCGGACAGCATCTTCTACCTCTGTCTGGGGATACAACAG CATCTGTTTATGACGGGTCGCATAGAAAACATCTTCACTGACCAGCTGTACAGTCAGTTTGCCTCTGAGATCTCTGGGATGCTTCGACTCTGGAAACCAAAGCTACTAGCTGGCG GTGGCGCCGTTTCCTCCCGTGTCGAGGAGTCCTACCTGTGGGAGTGTAAGCAGCTGGGCGCCTACTCACCTTTAGTGTTGCTCAACACGCTGCTCTTCTTCTGCAccaaacatttccacttcaACACCGTGGAGAAGCACCAGCGGCTGTCTTTTTCCAACTTCACTCGCCACTCTAAACCCTGCAGTCGAGCCGGCAAAGTCTACTACCTCCGATTCCAGAGAAGCGGGGCTGGTGCGTCCGGCTCTGAAGAGACAG AACGACTCAGAAGAAGACAGGTGGAGGCTGAGGGGGACCTGGAGATGATGGAAAACGTCACCAATCCCCTGCATTGTCCTGTCCGGCTGTATGAGTTCTACCTCTCCAGATG
- the LOC115801396 gene encoding zinc finger MYM-type protein 4 isoform X2 produces MDKEEADSSLPRIASPSPDQQPLFNLGTSEGGRGGSSAPVFDDALDGLPSFGQEEDDEDWHFALPMGTLEDVDVDKAGRKSSQQENSEAQRDTFASESKAGEEEEEEEEEEDQEEQEEQEERAGSTGSANTFHSSQDNSRDGGVLNQTEETEDSQQGETSEAAPVEDSNPPVSPSVNIKEEPIDEGYDAALLPQSSIRQIKEELEHQEEELRISSVYSVGGGNTFASPTICPLLSTPVPAAVPAPTPTAIFIPGRGAVLQAMAPLPIRPPALIPTSLPALATIPPRPPQPPVPGSVRCSGCSKVLLKGQTAFQRKGSTQLFCSTVCLTGHLPPPIKNRSCFQCNREIIQPRDMITIPAEDSTFMHFCGQFCLSVFRHKKKQTDKIPDKWADKRVERKPEKPPEKAADRQTDKPFCSVCKVSNKPIEHEVTHQGRLHRLCSDACFVTWRKIRQLAMNCCEGCGLYCNTKSGSCQTLTIERSQLNFCGPTCISTYKQTCRKTTECAYCHKTVIVSSTIMERDQKGKVQLYCSLVCVEKSRPPQHNLTGTPFPCCLCKVTAVPQYHLAMVDGTIRNFCSYTCVSIFRKSGHTSQPDLTNGASSLRDPSIRDAPKPGPSAGASSVPPVPQDYPSSVPYPGHHPSHTSVPPLVPPHPAISSPSVPGQTQAGHPLKPAEGQPGDASKLTCHQCSKQFNTKPLLFSHQGRISVFCSKMCCEQYKTQKNILAVCEWCKQDKVIFDIISYNQQDLVFCSENCKLLFKHDLTSRNKEHAWRPCTYCSGITQKMLHSHYGGKLEEFCRPHCMSQYTVLYYGMGRCDSCRKQGYMTEKLQCLGSVRNFCNLPCVQQYCHLHFETSQHSSSNGTGTAPQTPYAPTQPHHSSKMNPVIADVVSLANGSATQPSVSADTTLTGALPTSSVDGKNLDHASTQTDAMRVPSSRRRQMKNKSVLCRPFTVDQEIMCQLPSTESGAGEDRVKVIMVPVPVPVFIPVPMNMYSQHTPVPLPMPMPVPVPMMVPPQSKETKEASVQSEASFVEEDTQKDESSADQSTSESGDMKSEVVAPTVPHHEEAQKEEEEPADLPLTQSSEKSPETADPEPEMSQMTSDPAAICAEDQPPTSPMMDLESDFPPESLDQKSPAPQRGVKRPREGSSGRKRGRRRTGSLERSAAAAAAAVAAAATPPVVSKLNHLYGVKAWRSWVRQHKKQPQISDLVEVKEDVLQCNSAELSFGLSRFIKEVRRPNGETYSPDSIFYLCLGIQQHLFMTGRIENIFTDQLYSQFASEISGMLRLWKPKLLAGGGAVSSRVEESYLWECKQLGAYSPLVLLNTLLFFCTKHFHFNTVEKHQRLSFSNFTRHSKPCSRAGKVYYLRFQRSGAGASGSEETERLRRRQVEAEGDLEMMENVTNPLHCPVRLYEFYLSRCPESVKKRTNVFYLQPEQNVHTHSPHWYTSQPLDATTLQSMLTRILAVREVQKEQKAACHAPSSAAAKSDGLQ; encoded by the exons atggaCAAAGAGGAGGCAGACTCATCACTTCCTCGCATTGCCTCACCTTCCCCTGACCAACAGCCCTTGTTTAACTTGGGGACCAGCGAAGGGGGACGGGGAGGAAGCAGTGCGCCAGTATTTGATGATGCTCTGGATGGCCTTCCTTCGTTTGGgcaggaggaagatgatgaagacTGGCACTTTGCCCTGCCCATGGGCACCCTGGAAGACGTTGATGTGGATAAGGCTGGCaggaaaagcagccaacagGAGAACAGCGAAGCTCAACGCGATACCTTTGCTTCTGAGTCAAaggcaggagaggaagaagaggaggaggaagaggaagaggaccaAGAAGAGCAAGAAGAGCAAGAAGAAAGGGCAGGGAGCACCGGGTCCGCTAACACCTTCCACTCCTCTCAGGACAACAGCAGAG atgGAGGCGTCCTGAACCAGACAGAGGAGACCGAAGACAGTCAACAGGGAGAG ACATCAGAGGCAGCTCCAGTGGAGGACAGCAATCCTCCGGTTTCTCCAAGTGTGAATATTAAAGAGGAGCCTATTGATGAAGGTTACGATGCTGCGTTACTGCCTCAAAGCTCCATCAGACAGATCAAAGAGGAGCTCGAGCACCAGGAG GAGGAGCTGAGGATCAGCTCTGTCTACTCCGTAGGTGGGGGGAACACCTTTGCATCTCCTACCA TTTGTCCCCTCTTATCCACTCCAGTGCCAGCAGCAGTCCCAGCCCCGACTCCAACTGCCATTTTTATCCCTGGCAGAGGAGCTGTCCTACAAGCCATGGCTCCCCTCCCCATCAGACCTCCAGCTCTGATCCCAACTTCACTGCCAGCTCTGGCGACAATACCTCCACGCCCGCCACAGCCCCCAGTTCCTGGTAGCGTTCGCTGCAGCGGCTGCTCTAAG GTTCTGCTGAAAGGTCAAACGGCTTTCCAGAGAAAAGGTTCGACGCAGCTCTTCTGCTCCACCGTGTGTCTGACGGGTCATCTTCCTCCACCCATCAAGAACCGAAGCTGTTTCCAGTGCAACAG GGAGATCATCCAGCCCAGGGACATGATCACAATCCCAGCAGAAGACAGCACCTTCATGCACTTTTGTGGCCAgttctgtttgtctgtgtttaggCACAAGAAGAAACAGACTGACAAGATTCCTGACAAATGGGCTGATAAACGAGTGGAGAGAAAGCCAGAGAAGCCGcctgagaaagcagcagacCGCCAGACTGATAAACCCTTCTGTAGTGTCTGCAAAGTCTCCAACAAA CCAATTGAGCACGAGGTCACCCATCAAGGCCGCCTGCACAGACTCTGCAGCGATGCGTGTTTTGTAACTTGGCGCAAGATACGCCAGTTAGCCATGAACTGCTGTGAAGGCTGCGGGCTTTACTGCAACACCAAATCAGGTTCCTGTCAGACGCTCACGATTGAAAGGTCTCAGCTCAACTTCTGTGGTCCCACCTGCATTAGCACCTACAAACAg ACCTGCAGAAAGACGACGGAGTGTGCCTACTGTCATAAGACGGTGATCGTGTCCTCCACAATCATGGAACGAGACCAGAAGGGCAAAGTTCAGCTTTATTGTTCACTGGTTTGCGTGGAAAAGAGTCGACCACCTCAACACAATCTCACTG gTACTCCATTCCCATGCTGCCTATGCAAAGTGACAGCTGTTCCTCAGTATCATCTGGCCATGGTGGACGGCACCATACGCAACTTCTGCTCCTATACCTGTGTGTCTATCTTCAGG AAGTCTGGCCACACCTCCCAGCCAGATCTAACCAATGGAGCCTCCTCTCTCAGGGACCCCTCCATCAGAGATGCCCCCAAACCAGGTCCCTCTGCCGGAGCCAGCTCAGTCCCTCCCGTCCCTCAGGATTACCCCTCCTCAGTCCCCTATCCAGGCCATCATCCCAGCCATACCTCAGTGCCCCCACTTGTGCCTCCCCACCCGGCCATCTCCTCCCCCTCTGTGCCAGGACAAACCCAAGCTGGCCACCCCCTGAAACCGGCAGAGGGCCAGCCAGGTGACGCCTCCAAACTGACCTGCCATCAGTGCAGCAAACAGTTCAACACCAAGCCGCTGCTGTTTAGTCATCAA GGCCGCATTTCTGTGTTCTGCAGTAAGATGTGCTGTGAGCAGTATAAAACCCAGAAAAATATCCTTGCCGTTTGCGAGTGGTGTAAACAGGATAAGGTGATCTTTGACATCATCTCCTACAACCAGCAGGACCTGGTCTTCTGCAGTGAAA ACTGTAAGCTGCTCTTCAAGCATGACCTGACCTCTCGTAACAAGGAGCATGCCTGGCGTCCCTGCACCTACTGCTCTGGCATCACGCAGAAGATGCTGCACAGCCACTACGGAGGCAAGCTAGAGGAGTTCTGTAGACCCCACTGCATGTCCCAGTACACTGTGCTCTACTATGGG ATGGGTCGGTGTGATAGTTGTAGGAAACAGGGCTACATGACGGAGAAGCTGCAGTGTTTGGGTTCGGTGCGTAACTTCTGCAACCTGCCCTGCGTGCAGCAGTACTGCCACCTTCACTTCGAGACGAGCCAACACAGCAGCAGTAATGGGACTGGAACGGCGCCACAGACACCATACG CTCCAACCCAACCCCACCACTCCTCAAAGATGAATCCAGTCATAGCTGACGTCGTCTCGTTGGCCAACGGCTCCGCGACTCAGCCCAGCGTGTCAGCAGATACCACTCTGACCG GAGCACTTCCAACCTCCAGTGTAGATGGCAAGAACCTCGACCAC GCCAGTACTCAGACTGATGCCATGCGCGTGCCTTCATCCCGTCGACGTCAGATGAAGAACAAGTCCGTTCTGTGCCGGCCCTTCACCGTGGACCAAGAGATCATGTGCCAGCTGCCTTCCACTGAATCAGGAG CAGGTGAGGATCGTGTGAAGGTGATAATGGTTCCAGTCCCAGTGCCGGTCTTCATTCCAGTGCCTATGAACATGTACTCCCAGCACACGCCTGTTCCACTGCCTATGCCCATGCCT gtTCCAGTACCCATGATGGTGCCACCTCAGAGCAAAGAGACAAAAGAAGCCTCTGTCCAGTCAGAGGCTTCTTTTGTGGAGGAAGATACACAGAAAGATGAGTCCAGTGCAG ACCAGAGCACCTCTGAGAGTGGAGACATGAAGTCTGAAGTGGTTGCTCCAACAGTCCCTCATCATGAGGAGGctcagaaagaagaagaggagccaGCTGACCTACCACTTACTCAGAGTTCAGAGAAGAGTCCAGAGACAGCTGATCCAGAGCCGGAGATGAGCCAAATGACAAGCGACCCTGCTGCCATCTGTGCCGAAGATCAGCCTCCCACCTCCCCGATGATGGACTTGGAAAGTGACTTCCCTCCCG aatCATTGGATCAGAAGTCGCCGGCTCCGCAGCGAGGAGTGAAGCGACCCAGAGAGGGCTCGTCTGGTAGAAAACGG GGTCGGAGGCGGACCGGATCTCTGGAGCGCAGTGCGGCAGCGGCAGCGGCGGCGGTGGCGGCAGCGGCGACACCACCTGTCGTCTCCAAACTGAACCACCTGTACGGGGTTAAAGCCTGGAGAAGCTGGGTCCGGCAGCACAAAAAGCAGCCCCAAATAT CCGATCTGGTTGAAGTCAAAGAAGATGTCCTGCAGTGCAACTCCGCTGAGCTCAGCTTTGGTCTGTCTCGCTTCATCAAAGAAGTGCGACGGCCAAACGGGGAGACCTACAGCCCGGACAGCATCTTCTACCTCTGTCTGGGGATACAACAG CATCTGTTTATGACGGGTCGCATAGAAAACATCTTCACTGACCAGCTGTACAGTCAGTTTGCCTCTGAGATCTCTGGGATGCTTCGACTCTGGAAACCAAAGCTACTAGCTGGCG GTGGCGCCGTTTCCTCCCGTGTCGAGGAGTCCTACCTGTGGGAGTGTAAGCAGCTGGGCGCCTACTCACCTTTAGTGTTGCTCAACACGCTGCTCTTCTTCTGCAccaaacatttccacttcaACACCGTGGAGAAGCACCAGCGGCTGTCTTTTTCCAACTTCACTCGCCACTCTAAACCCTGCAGTCGAGCCGGCAAAGTCTACTACCTCCGATTCCAGAGAAGCGGGGCTGGTGCGTCCGGCTCTGAAGAGACAG AACGACTCAGAAGAAGACAGGTGGAGGCTGAGGGGGACCTGGAGATGATGGAAAACGTCACCAATCCCCTGCATTGTCCTGTCCGGCTGTATGAGTTCTACCTCTCCAGATG